Proteins found in one Rhinolophus ferrumequinum isolate MPI-CBG mRhiFer1 chromosome 9, mRhiFer1_v1.p, whole genome shotgun sequence genomic segment:
- the P3R3URF gene encoding PIK3R3 upstream open reading frame protein has product MGPSQLVRTSRPRGLSSPHHRPGIGWPRPRFPRMFKCSHRRYRQKAQGPAAITAATNLDTMARDINNTHTVSTSVWILPPQG; this is encoded by the coding sequence ATGGGGCCTTCTCAGCTTGTCCGTACTTCTCGGCCCCGGGGCTTAAGTTCCCCCCACCACAGGCCAGGTATAGGCTGGCCTCGGCCCAGGTTTCCCAGGATGTTCAAGTGCAGCCACAGAAGGTACCGGCAGAAAGCCCAAGGCCCGGCTGCCATTACTGCAGCCACCAATCTTGACACCATGGCCAGGGATATCAACAACACCCACACTGTCAGCACCAGTGTGTGGATCCTTCCACCACAAGGTTAG
- the TSPAN1 gene encoding tetraspanin-1 gives MQCYSFIKTMMIFFNFLIFLCGVTLLAVGIWVSVDGSSFLKIFGPLSSSAMQFVNVGYFLIAAGTVLFALGFLGCYGAHTENKCALMMFFFILLIIFIAEVAAAVVALVYTTMAEHLLTLLVVPTIKKDYGSQKDFTQVWNTTMEGLKCCGFNNYTDFEDSPYLKENHVFPPYCCFDNVNGTTTEPCTQEKAENKTVQGCFHQLLYDIRTNAVTVGGVAAGIGGLELAAMIVSLYLYCNLK, from the exons ATGCAGTGTTATAGCTTCATAAAGACCATGAtgatcttcttcaattttctcatcttt CTGTGTGGTGTGACCCTGTTGGCGGTGGGCATCTGGGTGTCAGTCGATGGGTCATCCTTCCTGAAGATCTTCGGGCCACTGTCATCTAGTGCCATGCAGTTTGTCAACGTGGGCTACTTCCTCATCGCAGCTGGCACTGTGCTCTTTGCTCTTGGTTTCCTGGGCTGCTACGGTGCTCACACTGAGAACAAGTGTGCACTCATGATG TTCTTCTTCATCCTCCTCATCATCTTCATTGCTGAGGTTGCAGCTGCTGTGGTTGCCTTGGTGTATACCACAATG GCTGAGCACCTCCTGACGTTGCTGGTAGTGCCCACCATCAAGAAAGACTACGGTTCCCAGAAGGACTTCACCCAAGTGTGGAACACCACCATGGAAGGG CTCAAGTGCTGTGGCTTCAACAACTACACAGATTTTGAGGACTCTCCCTACCTCAAAGAGAACCATGTCTTTCCCCCATACTGTTGCTTTGATAATGTCAATGGCACGACCACAGAACCCTGCACCCAGGAGAAGGCCGAGAACAAGACTGTACAG gGTTGCTTCCATCAGCTTCTGTATGACATCCGAACCAATGCTGTCACTGTGGGTGGTGTTGCGGCTGGAATTGGGGGCTTGGAG CTGGCTGCAATGATTGTGTCCCTTTATCTGTACTGCAATTTGAAATAA